The Desulfofundulus salinus genome includes the window CGCGAAGCAACTCAAGATCCTGAAGCAACTGCTAAATTCGGCGGACGTGGCGGAAGTAATCAACGCCTGCGACGCGGGGCGTGAGGGGGAACTGATCTTCCGCCGCATATACGAGTGGTGCGGCTGCAGGAAGCCAATCAAACGCCTGTGGCTTTCGGAGGCCACCCCCTCCGCCATAAGGGATGCCTTCAAAAAGCTAAGGGACGGCCGCGAACTGGACAACCTGGCAGCGGCGGCCAGGGCCCGGGCCGAAGCCGACTGGATTGTGGGGATCAACGCCACCCGGGTGTTTTCGGTGAAACACAAAACCCTGCTTTCTGTCGGCAGGGTGCAGACACCCACCCTGGCCCTGGTGGTGCAGCGGGAAAGGGAAATCCGGGGTTTTAAGCCGGAGACCTACTGGGAGGTTTGGGCTGCCTTCCAGAAAAGCGGCGGGGCCACCTACCGGGGCAGGTGGTTCAGGGGTGGCGAGGGCCGCATCAAAGAAAAATCACGGGCGGAGGAACTGGTACGGGCCGCCCTGGCCGCCGGTTCCGGCAGGGTGGCGGAAGTTGAAAAACGCTCTAAAACAGAGGCCCCGCCCCTGCTCTTCAACCTGAACGACCTGCAGAAAGAAGCCAACCGGAAGTACGGAATGACGGCCCAGCAAACACTGAACGCCGCCCAATCACTCTACGAAAAATACAAACTCATAACCTACCCCAGGACCGACAGCCGCCATCTAACGGAGGCACTGGCGAGGGACACCCTGCAAAAGCGCCTGGCCGCCCTGGAAAAATGCCCGGAATACGGGGAACTGGTCCGCCGTATAAGGCCGGGGATGATGCCGGGCAAACGTCACGTCGACGATGCCGGAGTCACGGACCACCACGCCATCATCCCCACGGACGTGACTCCGGACCCGGCGGCCCTTAACCCCGTGGAACGACATGTGTATGACCTAGTGGTCCGGAGGTTCTTGGCCATGTTTTATCCCCCGGCAGTCTACGACGAAACCAAAGTGGTCACCGAAGCCGGGGGCGAGACTTTCAAATCCGGAGGCCGGGTCGAGATCGATCCGGGCTGGAAAGCGGTATACGGGCCGGAAGAAAAAGAGGAAAAGGATGGGAAGGACGAAGACGGAGAATCACAACCGCTCCCGCCCCTGGCCGAGGGCGAGACGGTCGCTGTCGAAGAAGCGGGTGCCGTCGAGCGGCAAACGAAGCCGCCGAAACGGTACACCGAAGCCACGCTTCTGGCAGCCATGGAAAATGCCGGCCGCCTGGTGGACGACAGGGAAATGGCCGAAACCCTCAAAGCCGCCGGCGGCATCGGCACCCCCGCCACCAGGGCGGCAATCATCGAAACGCTGATCAAGCGGGGATACATCGAGCGCCGCAGGAAAACCCTGGTGCCCACCCTGCGGGGCGAAGCACTGATAGACCTGGTGCCGGAAAAACTGAAATCGGTGGAACTGACCGCTCAATGGGAAGACGGGCTGCGGCGTATAGAAGAGGGGCTGGAGGACGCCCGGACGTGGTTGCACGGCCTCAAGAACTTCACCCGGGAGGTGGTGGCCATGGCAAAAGAACAGGAAGCAAACGGCGCGGTACACCGGGAGGAGGTGATGGGCAAATGCCCGCTGTGCGGCCGGGATGTGGTGGAGTTTGCCAGATCATACGGCTGCAGCGGGTACAAGGAGGGCTGCAGGTTTGCCATCTGGAAGGAGATCGCCGGCAAAAAGATCACGGTCAAGCAGGCAAAAGAACTGCTCTGGAAGGGCAAAACCGGTGTCATCAAAGGCTTTAAATCAAAAGCCGGCAAGAGCTTCGACGCCGCGTTGACTCTGAGCGAGGACGGCAGGGTCAACTTCGAGTTTGCCGACCATGCCGGCCACGTCCTGGGCAGGTGCCCGCTGTGCGGAAAGGACGTTATCGAGGGCAAAAAAGGTTACGGCTGCGCGGGCTGGAACCAGGGATGCAAATTCATCATCTGGAAGGAGATCGCCGGCAAAAAAATCACGGTCAGCCAGGCAAAAGAACTGCTCCAGAAGGGCAAAACCGGCGTCATCAAAGGCTTTAAATCCAAAGCCGGCAGGGAATTTGAAGCTGTCCTGGTTTTGGGTGAAGACGGCAAGATAGAATTCGAGTTCAAAACCGACAGGGGGGATAATGTATGCGGATAGCTCCGGAAGGAACCAGCATAACGGAACTGGATCAATGGGATATTTTCTATGATGCCAAAGACCGCGACAGCGTTTTAAGCGCGGTCGTAACGTCCGTCGTAAGGCCGAAAACATTGAACGGATTATACTGGGAACTCAAATTTGAAGACGCGGACGGAGTGCGCGGCGTGGTACCCTCGTCCGAAACCGGGCTGCCCAGCGAAAGAACGATGAATTTCTTCGTCAATCAGAAAGTGAACGTCAAAATAAAAAGCATTGACAGGAAGAACGGCATTGTAGCCTGCACCCGGCGGGAAGTGGTCGAAGAGGCGATCAACCATTTGCTGGGCACCCTCACTGAAGGCGAAGAAATTCCGGCCCTGGTGCGCTTTGTATCCAGAAGAGGCGTGGGGCTGGACATCGGCGGCGGCGTGATAGTTGAAGTGCCGTATCGAAATGCGGCCTATTCCAGATCGCTTCCCCTGGACGTGATATACAGGCCGGGGCAATTGATCAGGGTTACGGTTCAGGCCATAGACAAAGAGAAGAAAGATATACGGGTATCAATCAAGGACCCCTGGGAAAACGAAGAATTCAGCCGGGGTACAATCCTAACCGGCAGAGTTTTAAAAATTCGCGGCAGGGAAATGTTCGTCGAAGTCCGCCAGGGTTTGGTCGGCCTGGCCGGCTATCCGCTTAACAAAAGGATTGAGGAAGGGGAACAATTGCCGTTTCAGGTAATGTCTTTCGACAGGGCGGAAAGGAAACTGCACCTGATCGTGCTGGACCCGGAACGCATACGGGGAAGGAGGGTGCGGCGTGAAAGGAGAATCAGGGAAGCAAAACGTTAACTACGCGAGGGGGATCTCAATAGGGGCGGCCCAGTACAAACGGGGGGACGGCGAATCAATCGACTTCACCGGCCGGGCCTTCGACCTGCTGGCTTGCCTTACGGAAGCCCAGGCGCTGACTACCGGCGCGGCCGCCACTGCTTTGAGTTGTTCCCGTCAGACGGCTGGTACGGCCTTTAACAGCCTCTGGTGGGCTGGAATGGCGCGCTGGGTCAACGTTTTCGCCGAAATAGGGCAATTCAAGGGGCAGTTCCGGCTCTGGCTTCCGGCCGACGCCAGGCCGCCGAAGGACGCCCAGGAAGCATGCCGCATGGCGGCCCTGGGGCTTTTCTACGCCCTGGCGAAAAAAGAGGTGCCCGGGTTCAAGTGGCGGGTGGTGAGAAACGGCAGGGGCGGCGCCGTGGCCGAAATGGAATTCACAGGCACCTCAGGTGCGGAAAAATGGGTAATCGACGCGCCCCGCCGGGGCGAAACCCCCCTCCCGCACGCCGATGTGTGCATCTTCCCGACTTTACGGGAGGGAGAAGACCTGGCGCCGCCTGGAAAAATGTACACCGCAGACGAGGTGCTGATTGATCCCGGTGAACTGAGGCATAAAATTTTTCAAAAAAGCACTTGACAGAGGCCAAAAAGCTTGTTAAGTTTTGGTTAAAGATGTAAGACACAAATTTTTTACTCCTTGCCTATCGGGATGCCTTCTCCCGGTACGGATGGAAGCTCCGGAACGGCCGTCACGGCGATGAGCAGGCGGACACGTTGGCAAGAGAGGTCCTGCGAAAAGTCCCACGGCGATGAGCAGGGTGTACTCGCAGGATGGGGTGCCTCGGCGATGAGCAGCGCACTCCGTTTTCCCGGCGTCACGGCGATGAGCGGGCGCGGGCGGCGGGACCCAGCCGTAAGAAACGGGCAAAACGGCACGACTGCAGGCGATGAGCAGCAGGGTGCCTTGCCTGGCCGGAGCTGTATCCGGCCCCTGGGGTGGGCGGCGTTAGACCGCAGCGGCAGGAAGGTGGACTCTTCCGAAGGCAGCCGTAAGATACCCCTTGTAAGCGAGCAGTCCCAAGCGCCACAGGCCGAAGCCGCCCAGCTTCAAGTGGCGTTGAGAGTGGGGGGTGGCCTCCCCGACACGAACCGGGCTAGCCGCCGGGAAACAGGAACGCCCAACCTGCGGCGGTGAAAAGAAACCGAGCCGGGCTAAGCGCCGCGCGAAAGGCTGTGCCCCCGCCTGCGGCGTTACGAGTTCAAGCGTTTGGCTTGCATGGGGCGGAGAACCGGTACACCTGCAGGTGTGCAGGCTGAAAACTTGAAAGAGCGTGCGAAACATGCACGCCAAAAGGCGTGCGGGAGAAAACGGAATAATAGCGGCATCATCCGGCAGATGGTGCTTCAGGGAGTAAAACACCTTGGCAGATAAAAGCGAGCGAAACACTGGCTTGCTCTGTTGAGGTGTTTCTTTGCTTTTGAAAGCCCCTGCGGGCGTTGGAAATGAGCGCCCGCGGGAGAAAAACCCCGGGCGCTTCAATTTTTAGAAAGGGAGCGTGCCGGGGAATGAAGGGAGAATACCATGACGAAAGAAGAAATAGATCGGCTCATAGCGGAACTATCCTGGGAGGACCAGAACTGGCTGTTCAACCGGATTATGTGCCGGCTGTGGCCACAGCTGGAGGGGAAGAGGGTGGTCTTACATGAGGCCACCGGATTCTACGACCTCGAGGACTGGGAAGACGAGGAACTTGACGAGTTTTACCGCAAGAAATGGGAAGAAGCGGACGAACGCGAGAAGCGGCTTCAGACCAGGAGACGTGGTAGTCGTTAAGGATATGCCATACAAGGATATACCTGGTGGCAAGACCAGGCCTTCAGTGGTATTAAGCTCATATGAGCATAACAAGGCTAGGCAGGACCTGGTAGTTGCGAAGATTTCCGGAAGCGCGGTTGCTGGTAAATGGGACTTAAAGATCGAGCGATGGCTAGAAGCAGGGCTAAAAAAACCGTCGAAAGTAGTTTGCGACCATATCACGGTGGTCTCGAAGGTCTCGGTGAGAACAATAGGACGCCTTGATGCTGAAACTCTTGCCGGGGTGCGAGAAAAGATCACCCTGCTCTTTGGCCTGTAAAGAACAGGGGCCGCCGGCCCGCAAAACCAATCATCATTTCCAAGGAGGTGATTGGGCGCGGGCCGGATGGCCCGTAGCCCGGAAGCATGAAAGAAATGCTGGTCAAGCTGGTTAAGGAAGTTAACGAGATACCGACGGTAATACGCGACATAATGGCCGCCAGGACGGACCTGGAAAAGAAACTTTCCCAAGGCGGGGATGAAGAAGCCCTCCGGGCCGTCAGGGACAACCTGGCGCACACCGACCGGGAACTGGAGTGGCTGCGTTCCCGGCAGACGGCCGCCGTGGCGACCATCAACCTGCTGTCGGCGCTCATCGGCGCGGGCAGAGCGGACGACGCGCAGGCAGTTCTGGCGGCGCTGGTAAAAGGCGAGCAGAAATCGGCGCAAAGAGACGAAAATGAATCCAACAGGGAAAAAAGCAAAGATCAGGAAGAGCTGAAGGTTGATACTTTTGCCATTAAAGAAGTGAAGCCCGGAAAGAGCGAAAGCACCGTCTGGGCGATTGCGGTTACCGGGGACGGTACAGAATACAAAATCTGCGCCAAGAACGGTAACGGCCAGGCCCTGCAGGCATCCTCGGGCAAACAGGCGAAGATTAAGTACCGGCCTATGGGCGAAGACAAACTCTTCGCGGTAAGCGTCGAGGTTGCCGGCTAGCCTCCGGAATGGTAAACTGGAGGTGAAGGCGGGTGATGGCTATGGAAGCAAAAAGAGAAGTGGCTGCCACAGGCGAACAATCGCCTGAAGTGCCTCCGCACTGGTTTCTCTATCTCATGGAGAGAATGGACCGGATGGAGAACAACCTGCGGAGCGAATTCCGGCAGGAACTTGGTGGGATCAGGCAAGAATTTAACGGTTTAAAGCAAGAAGTAAACGATATTAGGCAAGAAATGCACGGCATTTACCGCTGGTCAATCGGTCTTCTGGTGACCATGCTGCTGGGATTCGGCGGCATCATCGCCACGCTGGCGGTGACCTTGCGGTAAATAAGGTTTAATAATAAGGCTGTCAAGGCCAGCAAGAGGACGGAAAACGGGACATTCATGTCCCGACCGTCCTCTTTTGCTTTATTAAGGAAAACTTAATCACTCAGGCGGCCCGGCCCGCCTAACTCACTTCAGACAAGGAGGTGAGATGGGGCGGGCCGCCGGGGGTCCGCCGTTCATGCTGATGAAGCTGGTAAAAGTCTGGTACGACGAGTATGCGGAATCTCCGCGCGAGTGGAGCAACCTGGGGACGATGGTGTGTTTCCACCGGAGGTACTGTCTGGGTGACCGGCACGACTTCCACACTCCGGACGAGTTCCGGGAGTGGGTGTCGAAGGAGGTAGGGTGGCACAACATTGTGATCCTGCCGCTGTATATATACGACCACGGCAGGATCACGATGAATACCACCGGATTTTCCTGTCCCTGGGACAGCAGCCAGGTGGGCTGGATATACGTGACAAAGGCCCGCCTGCGCGAAGAGTTTGGGGTGAAGCGGGTTACTCGAGATGTCCTCCGCAGGACCGAGGAAATCCTGCACGCGGAGGTTGAAACTTACGACCAGTATCTTCGCGGGGAAATTTACGGTTTCTCCGCCTACGAGATCGTGGGCGGGAACATTGTAGAGATCGACTCCTGCGGCGGCTTCTACGGGGATCGCCCGGAGGAGAACGGCATGCTGGAGTACGTGCCGGACGAACTCCGGGAGCCGCTCCGCGCGGCAGGTCTTCTCCATGACGGTCTAGTCGTGACGGAAGCAGGAGACGAGCTGGAGGCCGGACGCGAACTCAGAAATTACCTCTGGGAACGCGGCCTCCTGCCGGGCTGCGTCCTAGAGAAGTGTAGCGCGCTCCGGGAACTCTGCGTCATATAAAAGTTTAACATCTAGAGGGCCTCCCGGTCCGCAAACCATTTCAAAGAAAGGAGGGAATGGGGCGGGCCGGGAGGGTCCGCCCCGCAATTCATGATGGACGGGAGAACGATTCAGAAGATCAACGATATCAGAAAAGGAGTGGAACTAATTGCTGAAGGCGTCAATAGTTACAACAACATCACCCGCAAGGAGCTGAAAGCCGCCTTCGGCGAGGTTCATTCCACCCTGCTCAATTGGATCGCTTATGCCGCCCTGGAGGCCGTGGCCGACCGGTGCGAGTTTGACGACCGGTTTTACCCGGTTATCAAGGACGCGGCCAGGCTGGTAAAAAAGGCGGTGGGCTGAATGGATAGAGAAAGGACATACCGCCTGCTGGACTCGGCTGTGGCCGTTTTTGTGCAGCTGGAGAAGGACTGGGACGAGGAGCTGGCCGCCGGTTACCCCTTCCGGGACAGCCTGGACGAGCTGATAATCAGGCTGGTCGACTGGCGGGACAGCTTTCGGGAGTAAGGATATCGGGCCTCCCGGCCCAAACCATTCTCAAGAAAGGAGAGAATGGGGCGGGCCGGATGGTCCGCCCCGCGCACGATGACAGTTACCGAAAAAGCGAGAGAGACTTTAAACCGTCTCCTGGAGATGTTCCGCACCGGGGATCTGCCGCATGCCGTGGCCCGGACGGTCATCCGGGCGAAGGCCGGGTACGAAAGGCCGTCCGATAGATGGAGCCTGGGAAACCGCCTGCTGATGTATCTGGCCGGGACGGAAGACGCCAGGGGTTTCAAGCAGTGGGAAGAAGCCGGGCGGCATGTTAAAAAGGGCGCCAGGGCGTTCTATATCCTGGCACCCTGCACCAAAAAGAAAACGGTCAGGGAGCGGGAGATAGACTCCGACACCGGCGAAGAGCGGGAAGTGGAGCGGGAGCGGGTGGTTATTACCGGCTTCCGGTGCGTCCCGGTGTTCCGCTACGAGGACACCGAAGGTGCTCCTTTGCCGGAAGTAGATTACGCCCCGCCGGAGCCACCGCCGCTTTTCGACGTGGCCATGCGGTTCGTGGGTGACGTGAAATACAAACCCTTCGTGGGAGGGTATTACGGCTACTTCGACCCCGCCAGGAGAGAGATCGTGCTCAACACCCACGACGCCAGGACGTTTTTCCACGAGCTGGCGCACGCTGTCCACCACCAGGTGAAGCCGGGCGGTTTGAAGCCCGGCCAGCACGCGGACCAGGAAATTGTCGCGGAAGTGGTGGCTGCCGCCTTGTGCGAGATGTACGGCTTCAAGGGTTACATCTGGCACGGGTGGGAGTACATCCGGCACTACGCCGGGCAGGACGGCCGGAAGGCGCTGAAAGCCGTCATGGGTGTCCTGGCCGACGTGGAAAAGGTGCTGGAAGTCATCCTGGAAGCCGCCACTCCGGAAGAGAGGGGGTGTGCGGCTTGACATATCGGATCTGGGAGGCACAAAACGCAGGTGAGGATACCACCTACCTGGTGGCAATGTCCAGCGTGCGGGAGACTTACCTGCGCGAGGAGATTACCCGTGGAGAAAGGCTGATGCGGCTCGTCCGCCTGGTGGCGGAAACCAGCGACCGGAACGAAGCCAGAAGGTTAGCTGACTGCGAACTCTAAGCAGGAGGGGGAATCAGGGGTGCAAGCGGAACACCGTTACCCCGAGGAAAAGTTTGTGAGAGTCAATCCTTCGCACCCCTGCCCCATCTGCGGCAGGGGCGACTGGTGCGGCTACAACAGCTTCATCGCCAGCTGCATGCGGGTAAGCGAAGGCGCGTTCAAGGAAGTGATCCTGAGCAACGGCCAGGTAGCCTACCTCCACTGGCTGGAACCGGGCATGGTAAACCTGCCGGCGCTCATGGAAGAAGACACAATAACCGCGGCGCAAACCGCGCCGGTGGAAGTGCGGGACCGGGTGTACCGTGACTTCCTGAAACTCCTTTACCTGCACCCGCGCCACAGAAAAGACCTGCTCCGGCGCGGGCTGACTGAATGGGAGATCAGGAGGAACGGCTACCGATCGGTCCCCGGAACCGAAGCCCCGTGGTCGGTATGCAGGCGCCTGATCCGAATGGGCCACGACCTGGCCGGCATCCCCGGGTTTTACAAGGCCCGGGGGCCGCACGGCGGGACCTACTGGACCTTCGACCGGCAGCCGGGGTATTTCATCCCGGTGCGGGACGAAAAGGGCCGGATCCAGGCCCTGCAGCGCCGCATGGACGACGCCCGGGGCGGGAAATATAAGCTGTTCAGCGGTCACAAGAGCCGGGGCGGCTGCTCCTGCGGCACCCCGGCCCACGTGGCCAGACCCGCAAAAACCGAAGACCGGCGGATATGGATCACCGAAGGGCCGCTAAAGGCGGACATCGCCGGCGAGTACCTGGGCGCCGTCGTGGTAGGCGCATTAAGTGCCGCCACCTGGCGGCCGGTAATTCCGGTCATCCTGGCACTGGGAGCGAAAGAAGCAGTGATCGCCTACGACCGGGACCTGGAAACCAACCCGGAAGTAGGTCGGGCGTATGAGGCGCTGAAAGCGGAACTGAAAAAACACGGCCTGGTGGTCGGCCGGGCGGTGTGGAACGGGAAGAAAGGCATAGACGACGCCCTGGCGGCCGGTATGGAAGTGCGGGTCGTGCGGGTGTAAGAAAGGAGATGGATCGAATGTCAAAAGTGATCAGAAGGGTGCCGGCGGAATATGTTACCGAACAAATCGGTGGCGGGGTTATATGCCCCAAATGCGGAGCCGGTAAC containing:
- a CDS encoding DNA topoisomerase III — encoded protein: MRKLVIAEKPSVARDIASALGKFAQKDGYLENDHLVISWALGHLLELADAHEYAPALVKWTLEQLPILPEEFKLHPIRSGAKQLKILKQLLNSADVAEVINACDAGREGELIFRRIYEWCGCRKPIKRLWLSEATPSAIRDAFKKLRDGRELDNLAAAARARAEADWIVGINATRVFSVKHKTLLSVGRVQTPTLALVVQREREIRGFKPETYWEVWAAFQKSGGATYRGRWFRGGEGRIKEKSRAEELVRAALAAGSGRVAEVEKRSKTEAPPLLFNLNDLQKEANRKYGMTAQQTLNAAQSLYEKYKLITYPRTDSRHLTEALARDTLQKRLAALEKCPEYGELVRRIRPGMMPGKRHVDDAGVTDHHAIIPTDVTPDPAALNPVERHVYDLVVRRFLAMFYPPAVYDETKVVTEAGGETFKSGGRVEIDPGWKAVYGPEEKEEKDGKDEDGESQPLPPLAEGETVAVEEAGAVERQTKPPKRYTEATLLAAMENAGRLVDDREMAETLKAAGGIGTPATRAAIIETLIKRGYIERRRKTLVPTLRGEALIDLVPEKLKSVELTAQWEDGLRRIEEGLEDARTWLHGLKNFTREVVAMAKEQEANGAVHREEVMGKCPLCGRDVVEFARSYGCSGYKEGCRFAIWKEIAGKKITVKQAKELLWKGKTGVIKGFKSKAGKSFDAALTLSEDGRVNFEFADHAGHVLGRCPLCGKDVIEGKKGYGCAGWNQGCKFIIWKEIAGKKITVSQAKELLQKGKTGVIKGFKSKAGREFEAVLVLGEDGKIEFEFKTDRGDNVCG
- a CDS encoding type II toxin-antitoxin system PemK/MazF family toxin, producing the protein MVVVKDMPYKDIPGGKTRPSVVLSSYEHNKARQDLVVAKISGSAVAGKWDLKIERWLEAGLKKPSKVVCDHITVVSKVSVRTIGRLDAETLAGVREKITLLFGL
- a CDS encoding ArdC-like ssDNA-binding domain-containing protein, with the translated sequence MGRAGWSAPRTMTVTEKARETLNRLLEMFRTGDLPHAVARTVIRAKAGYERPSDRWSLGNRLLMYLAGTEDARGFKQWEEAGRHVKKGARAFYILAPCTKKKTVREREIDSDTGEEREVERERVVITGFRCVPVFRYEDTEGAPLPEVDYAPPEPPPLFDVAMRFVGDVKYKPFVGGYYGYFDPARREIVLNTHDARTFFHELAHAVHHQVKPGGLKPGQHADQEIVAEVVAAALCEMYGFKGYIWHGWEYIRHYAGQDGRKALKAVMGVLADVEKVLEVILEAATPEERGCAA
- a CDS encoding toprim domain-containing protein, whose product is MQAEHRYPEEKFVRVNPSHPCPICGRGDWCGYNSFIASCMRVSEGAFKEVILSNGQVAYLHWLEPGMVNLPALMEEDTITAAQTAPVEVRDRVYRDFLKLLYLHPRHRKDLLRRGLTEWEIRRNGYRSVPGTEAPWSVCRRLIRMGHDLAGIPGFYKARGPHGGTYWTFDRQPGYFIPVRDEKGRIQALQRRMDDARGGKYKLFSGHKSRGGCSCGTPAHVARPAKTEDRRIWITEGPLKADIAGEYLGAVVVGALSAATWRPVIPVILALGAKEAVIAYDRDLETNPEVGRAYEALKAELKKHGLVVGRAVWNGKKGIDDALAAGMEVRVVRV